The following are from one region of the Rhodopirellula sp. P2 genome:
- a CDS encoding class I SAM-dependent methyltransferase, whose translation MRFTFLHALGVLVGLAAITTGKGVADDLVAADGPKTVARQTEKPRPKEEARRTYMGRIVAQPMSHRGAAWLVRPERDDEEKAGESFDRLGLEPGMTVVDLGCGNGYWTIPMARAVAAQPQPPSSDGAAAAEPEEQSADAGSETESLEGQVLAVDIQREMLQMLQRNAARAKLDNIQPVLGAIDDPKLPAGQVDLVLLVDVYHEFSHPESMLWSIRQSLKPDGVIALLEYRAEDPAVPIKPLHKMSKAQIMQEYKASDLKLVREYNGLPWQHLMFFARDDSPLPEIEPEPFTQE comes from the coding sequence ATGCGTTTCACTTTTTTGCACGCCCTTGGGGTGTTGGTTGGTTTGGCAGCGATCACCACCGGGAAGGGTGTCGCCGATGACTTGGTCGCGGCCGATGGGCCGAAAACGGTGGCTCGTCAGACCGAAAAACCACGCCCCAAAGAAGAGGCCCGTCGGACTTACATGGGCCGGATTGTCGCTCAACCGATGTCGCACCGCGGTGCTGCCTGGTTGGTTCGTCCCGAACGAGACGACGAGGAAAAGGCCGGCGAATCCTTCGACCGCTTGGGGTTGGAACCTGGGATGACCGTCGTCGACCTGGGATGCGGCAATGGTTACTGGACGATCCCGATGGCGCGCGCCGTGGCGGCCCAACCCCAGCCCCCTTCTTCCGACGGTGCTGCGGCGGCGGAACCCGAGGAACAGTCAGCCGACGCGGGGTCGGAGACAGAATCGCTGGAAGGCCAGGTGTTGGCCGTTGATATTCAGCGTGAGATGCTGCAAATGCTTCAGCGAAACGCCGCCCGTGCAAAATTGGACAACATTCAGCCGGTGCTGGGAGCGATCGACGATCCCAAACTACCCGCTGGCCAAGTGGACTTGGTGCTGTTGGTCGATGTCTACCACGAGTTTTCGCATCCCGAATCGATGCTGTGGTCCATCCGCCAATCGCTCAAACCCGATGGCGTGATCGCTTTGCTGGAATACCGCGCGGAAGATCCTGCGGTTCCGATCAAGCCGCTGCACAAAATGTCCAAAGCACAAATCATGCAGGAATACAAAGCGTCGGATTTGAAACTCGTTCGCGAATACAACGGTTTGCCGTGGCAACACCTGATGTTCTTTGCTCGCGACGACAGTCCCCTGCCCGAGATCGAACCGGAACCGTTCACTCAAGAGTGA
- a CDS encoding Minf_1886 family protein, producing MPSPVKAMQDLLRDDTRYKLEAYQFIREALQYAHENLDQIGPLGFGPSDDPSSDAPRHLTGQQLCEACRLYAVDQFGYLAQMVLENWGLRQTSDFGELVYNLIRIEQMRKSESDRREDFDNVYDFENAFQPKFELALSDED from the coding sequence ATGCCATCCCCTGTCAAAGCGATGCAGGATCTCCTGCGAGACGACACTCGATACAAGCTCGAAGCGTATCAATTCATTCGCGAAGCGTTGCAATACGCCCACGAGAATTTGGACCAGATCGGTCCGCTTGGTTTCGGACCCAGCGATGACCCCAGCAGCGATGCGCCGCGTCATTTGACCGGCCAACAGCTCTGTGAGGCGTGCCGTTTGTATGCTGTCGACCAATTTGGTTACCTGGCCCAAATGGTGCTCGAAAACTGGGGCCTGCGGCAAACCAGCGATTTCGGCGAATTGGTTTACAATCTGATTCGGATCGAGCAAATGCGAAAAAGCGAGTCGGATCGACGGGAAGACTTTGACAACGTCTACGATTTCGAAAACGCGTTTCAACCCAAGTTTGAGCTGGCGCTCAGCGACGAGGATTGA
- a CDS encoding PSP1 domain-containing protein, with translation MRLLGVMSASEPFRYGDEVVVRTDRGTEIATVLCEATDEAVEKVPAKGNAEPVHGKIIRRLDVTDRGDWSQMSEMTRKDLDVAKRCVDQLKLSMQLIDVERLLGGERVIVYFVADGRVDFRELVKLVGREFQTRIEMRQIGIRDEAKLLADYGDCGQEVCCSRFLSKMPPVSMKMAKVQRASLDPAKISGRCGRLKCCLRYEFETYEEMAEELPPIGSEILTRDGTAKVLAQDILAGQLVVKTDDHRRVMIPAGDVISVTKRGSGDPPKQRKR, from the coding sequence ATGAGATTGTTGGGGGTGATGAGCGCGTCGGAACCCTTCCGCTACGGCGATGAGGTGGTCGTTCGCACTGACCGCGGCACTGAGATCGCGACCGTGTTGTGCGAAGCGACGGACGAAGCGGTTGAAAAAGTCCCGGCGAAAGGCAACGCGGAACCGGTCCATGGAAAGATCATTCGCCGCCTTGATGTCACCGATCGCGGCGATTGGTCGCAAATGTCGGAGATGACCCGGAAGGATTTGGACGTCGCAAAAAGGTGCGTTGACCAGCTGAAACTGTCAATGCAATTGATCGACGTCGAGCGATTGCTGGGCGGCGAGCGTGTGATCGTGTACTTCGTTGCCGACGGACGCGTCGATTTTCGCGAGCTGGTGAAGTTGGTCGGCCGCGAATTTCAGACTCGGATCGAAATGCGACAAATCGGGATTCGCGACGAAGCCAAGCTGTTGGCGGATTACGGGGATTGTGGTCAAGAGGTCTGCTGCAGCCGGTTTCTGAGCAAGATGCCGCCGGTTTCCATGAAGATGGCAAAGGTCCAGCGGGCGTCGTTGGATCCTGCGAAAATCTCAGGGCGTTGCGGGAGGCTCAAGTGCTGTTTGCGATACGAATTTGAGACCTACGAGGAAATGGCAGAGGAACTGCCCCCCATCGGCAGCGAGATTTTGACCCGCGATGGGACGGCCAAGGTCCTCGCCCAAGACATCTTGGCCGGACAATTGGTGGTCAAGACCGATGACCATCGACGCGTTATGATTCCTGCGGGGGACGTCATCAGCGTGACAAAACGGGGTTCCGGGGATCCTCCCAAACAACGTAAACGCTGA
- a CDS encoding prenyltransferase/squalene oxidase repeat-containing protein, translating to MQLEWITRTSTRTFAPTALGWIVAAAIGVATGLNSPVMAQETAVKDSRTADQRIDQMVNRGIEFLRTRGQSDEGAFSGETGAAVTGLCVRAILEHRPEAVSSDPVVVKAIQYLESKVQPDGGIYAVGSKHRNYETSTAAMALNKANQDGRFDSQLERAKNFLKDIQWDEDEGAQPSDTAYGGAGYGSHSRPDLSNTSFLIEALRDLGTDANDESIQKALLFVSRTQNLPQHGNDTAYADKVGDGGFYYTPAAGGQSQAGESADGGLRSYGSMTYAGLKSMIYAGLTPEDPRVNAALDFIRKHYTLENNPGMGAQGQYYYYHTFAKALDVAGLEVIESTDAGPRDWRMDLINKLEAEQQADGSWVNREAERWMEGDRQLVTAYCLLALKHARK from the coding sequence TTGGGGTGGATCGTTGCGGCTGCGATCGGTGTGGCGACTGGTTTGAATTCTCCCGTGATGGCTCAAGAGACCGCTGTCAAAGATTCGCGAACAGCGGATCAACGAATCGATCAAATGGTCAACCGCGGGATCGAGTTTCTGCGTACGCGAGGGCAAAGCGACGAAGGTGCGTTCAGCGGCGAGACCGGAGCGGCCGTGACTGGGTTGTGCGTGCGAGCAATTTTGGAACATCGACCCGAGGCGGTTTCGTCGGACCCCGTCGTGGTCAAAGCGATCCAGTACTTGGAATCGAAAGTCCAGCCGGATGGCGGAATTTATGCGGTCGGATCCAAGCACCGGAACTACGAAACCTCGACCGCAGCGATGGCGCTGAACAAGGCCAATCAAGACGGTCGTTTCGACAGCCAACTGGAACGAGCCAAGAACTTCTTGAAAGACATCCAGTGGGACGAAGACGAAGGCGCGCAACCAAGTGACACTGCCTACGGTGGAGCTGGGTACGGCAGTCACTCTCGTCCTGATCTTTCGAACACCTCGTTCTTGATCGAGGCGCTGCGTGATCTGGGCACCGATGCCAACGACGAGTCCATACAAAAGGCACTCCTGTTTGTCAGTCGCACCCAGAATTTGCCTCAACATGGTAACGACACAGCCTACGCCGACAAAGTCGGTGATGGCGGTTTCTACTACACGCCTGCGGCTGGTGGACAGAGCCAGGCCGGTGAATCCGCCGACGGTGGTTTGCGAAGCTACGGATCGATGACGTACGCCGGACTGAAAAGCATGATCTATGCCGGGCTGACTCCTGAGGACCCTCGCGTCAACGCGGCGCTCGATTTCATTCGCAAGCACTACACGCTGGAAAACAACCCTGGCATGGGAGCCCAGGGCCAGTACTACTACTACCACACGTTTGCCAAGGCGCTCGACGTGGCGGGATTGGAAGTGATTGAGTCAACTGACGCCGGCCCGCGTGATTGGCGGATGGATTTGATCAACAAACTCGAAGCGGAGCAGCAAGCAGACGGCTCGTGGGTCAATCGCGAAGCGGAGCGTTGGATGGAGGGCGATCGCCAACTGGTCACCGCCTACTGCTTGCTGGCCCTCAAGCACGCTCGCAAGTAA